One stretch of Priestia megaterium DNA includes these proteins:
- the minD gene encoding septum site-determining protein MinD: MGEAIVVTSGKGGVGKTTTSANLGTALALAGKRVCLVDTDIGLRNLDVVMGLENRIIYDLVDVVEGRCQPQKALIKDKRFECLYLLPAAQTSDKTAVQPEQMRELVLQLKQDYDYVVIDCPAGIEQGYKNAVAGADKALVVTTPEVSAVRDADRIIGLLEQEDIESPKLVINRIRSHMMKNGDMLDVEEISQLLAVDLIGIVADDENVIRASNNGEPIVMDPSSKASIAYRNIARRILGETVPLQSLDEEDKGMFARIKRFFGVRS; this comes from the coding sequence GTGGGAGAGGCTATTGTTGTTACGTCTGGTAAAGGTGGAGTTGGAAAAACAACGACATCAGCCAATTTAGGTACTGCTCTAGCATTAGCTGGAAAGCGCGTGTGTCTAGTAGACACTGATATCGGCTTACGCAACTTGGATGTTGTAATGGGGCTTGAAAATCGTATTATTTATGATCTTGTAGACGTGGTAGAAGGTCGATGCCAACCGCAAAAAGCCTTGATTAAGGACAAGCGTTTTGAATGTTTGTACTTACTTCCTGCTGCTCAAACGAGTGACAAAACAGCTGTTCAACCAGAACAAATGCGAGAGTTAGTTCTTCAGTTAAAGCAAGACTATGACTATGTGGTTATTGATTGCCCAGCTGGTATTGAACAAGGCTATAAGAATGCCGTAGCTGGCGCTGATAAGGCACTCGTTGTGACAACACCGGAAGTTTCAGCTGTTCGTGATGCTGACCGTATTATTGGATTATTGGAGCAAGAGGATATCGAGTCTCCAAAACTGGTTATTAACCGAATCCGTAGTCATATGATGAAAAATGGAGACATGCTGGACGTGGAAGAAATTTCTCAGCTTCTGGCTGTTGATTTAATTGGAATCGTTGCTGACGATGAAAATGTTATTCGTGCTTCTAACAATGGTGAACCAATTGTCATGGACCCATCAAGCAAAGCATCAATTGCATATCGTAATATTGCAAGACGTATTCTAGGTGAAACGGTTCCTCTTCAATCGTTAGATGAAGAAGATAAGGGAATGTTTGCACGTATTAAACGATTCTTTGGTGTTCGTTCTTAA